One window of Quercus robur chromosome 5, dhQueRobu3.1, whole genome shotgun sequence genomic DNA carries:
- the LOC126726995 gene encoding E3 ubiquitin-protein ligase COP1-like: MEETSTSMGALVPSVKAETSLDPTAEPPPPPPEQQQAQPPPDPPPEPSAEVAAEIVVGGGGGDEVDKEMLCPICMQIIRDAFLTACGHSFCYMCIVTHLTNKSDCPCCSHFLTSNHIFPNFLLDKLLKKNSSRQKAKSASPFEHLRQGLQQGCKVSIKELDGLLSLLAEKKRKMEQEEAETNMQILLDFLHSLRKQKLEELNEIQADLQFIKEDVNAVERFRTELYRAKERFSVKLWMLNEETIAERAQGLFTEKQGSGSNCSAYSLQGQMGSQDKIADAKVQLSSQSLQRKDVYSGLDLQSVSPSAPAVARKRRVHLQFNELQECYLQKRRIWNGQSDKQEERDPNTLSREGYNPSLDDFQSVLSTFTRYSRLRVIAELRHGDLFHAANIVSSIEFDRDDELFATAGVSRRIKVFEFSSVVNEPADVHCPIVEMPTRSKLSCLSWNKYTKNHIASSDYDGIVTVWDVTTRQSVMEYEEHEKRAWSVDFSRTDPSMLVSGSDDCKVKIWCTQQEASVLNIDTKANICSVKYNPGSSIYVAVGSADHHIHYYDLRNISQPLHVFSGHKKAVSYVKFLSSNELASASTDSTLRVWDVQENLPPRTYRGHMNEKNFVGLTVNSEFIACGSETNDVFVYHKAISKPMAWHRFGSSEIDDNDDDMGSYFISAVCWKSDSPTMLTANSQGTIKVLVLAA, translated from the exons atggaagagacTTCAACTTCAATGGGCGCACTTGTCCCCTCAGTGAAAGCCGAGACTTCACTGGATCCCACCGCCGAaccgccgccaccaccaccggAACAGCAACAAGCTCAACCGCCACCGGATCCTCCGCCGGAACCGTCGGCGGAAGTAGCGGCGGAGATAGTTgtaggtggtggtggtggtgatgaggTGGACAAGGAGATGTTGTGTCCGATATGCATGCAAATCATAAGGGACGCGTTTCTCACAGCGTGTGGACACAGCTTCTGCTACATGTGCATTGTGACGCACCTCACCAACAAGTCCGATTGTCCTTGTTGCTCTCATTTCCTCACCTCCAATCACATCTTCCCTAATTTCCTGCTCGATAAG ttattgaagaaaaattcttcTCGTCAGAAAGCAAAATCTGCATCCCCATTTGAACATCTTCGTCAGGGATTACAACAG GGCTGCAAGGTGTCAATTAAGGAGCTAGATGGCCTGCTGTCTCTCCTCgcagaaaagaagagaaaaatggagCAAGAAGAAGCTGAGACAAACATGCAGATCTTGCTTGACTTCTTACATTCCCTGCGGAAACAGAAGCTTGAAGAGCTTAATGAG ATACAAGCCGATCTCCAATTTATAAAGGAGGATGTAAATGCTGTAGAGAGATTTAGAACAGAACTTTACAGGGCAAAAGAGAGATTCTCAGTAAAACTGTGGATGCTTAATGAGGAAACTATAGCAGAAAGAGCGCAGGGTTTGTTTACTGAGAAACAAGGAAGTGGCAGTAACTGCAGTGCTTACTCTTTACAAGGGCAGATGGGATCACAGGACAAGATAGCTGATGCAAAGGTTCAACTGAGCTCCCAATCACTCCAAAGAAAGGATGTTTACAGTGGTTTAGATTTGCAATCTGTTTCTCCATCAGCACCAGCTGTAGCAAGAAAAAGGCGGGTCCATTTACAG TTCAATGAGCTACAAGAGTGTTATTTGCAAAAGCGGCGAATTTGGAACGGACAATCAGACAAGCAGGAAGAAAGGGACCCAAATACCTTAAGTAGAGAAGGTTATAATCCTTCTCTTGATGATTTTCAGTCTGTGCTGTCCACCTTTACACGATACAG TCGATTAAGGGTCATTGCTGAACTTAGGCATGGTGACCTTTTTCATGCTGCCAATATTGTGTCAAG TATAGAATTTGATCGTGATGATGAGTTGTTTGCTACTGCTGGTGTTTCAAGGCGCATCAAGGTTTTTGAGTTTTCCTCA GTGGTGAATGAACCAGCAGATGTCCACTGCCCTATTGTAGAGATGCCCACGCGATCCAAGCTGAGTTGCCTGAGCTGGAATAAGTACACTAAAAACCATATTGCTAGTAGTGATTATGATGGGATAGTGACTGTTTGGGACGTAACCACTCGACAG AGTGTGATGGAGTATGAGGAGCATGAAAAACGAGCTTGGAGTGTTGATTTTTCACGCACTGATCCCTCAATGCTTGTCTCAGGCAGTGATGACTGCAAG GTCAAAATTTGGTGCACACAGCAAGAAGCAAGTGTTCTTAACATCGACACGAAAGCGAATATTTGTTCTGTTAAGTATAATCCTGGGTCAAGCATTTATGTGGCA GTGGGTTCTGCAGATCATCACATTCACTATTATGACTTGAGAAATATCAGCCAGCCACTGCACGTGTTTAGTGGGCATAAAAAAGCTGTTTCATATGTAAAATTCCTGTCTAGCAATGAGCTTGCTTCTGCATCTACTGATAGCACATTGCGCGTGTGGGATGTACAGGAAAATTTGCCA cCGCGCACATATAGAGGCCACATGAATGAGAAGAATTTTGTGGGTCTCACAGTTAATAGCGAATTCATAGCTTGTGGCAGTGAGACAAATGACGTGTTTGTTTATCACAAG GCTATCTCCAAACCTATGGCGTGGCATAGATTTGGTTCTTCAGAAAtagatgataatgatgatgatatgGGATCATACTTCATTAGTGCTGTTTGTTGGAAGAGTGATAGCCCAACAATGTTGACTGCAAATAGCCAAGGAACAATTAAAGTCCTTGTTCTTGCAGCATGA
- the LOC126726996 gene encoding probable tyrosine-protein phosphatase DSP4 isoform X1, with product MVIESLGGGGGEGEARHVMIEPPPPSSMMFSSGPAVCNSHAPAPPSPRTPPLTGDDDSDGDGLELLIPPLNFSMVDYGIFRSGFPDDANFGFLKSLGLRSVISLCTEPYPEVSKKFLKDNKIELFTFEIDGCKEPFVNIPEEKIRNALRVVLDVTKHPVLIHCKRGKHRTGCLVGCLRRLQRWCLSSVFDEYQRFAAAKARVSDQRFIELFDLSSLRQSPISFSCSRRH from the exons ATGGTGATTGAGAGcttgggaggaggaggaggagaaggagaagCGCGCCACGTGATGATCGAGCCGCCGCCGCCGTCGTCGATGATGTTTTCATCCGGCCCCGCCGTCTGTAACTCTCACGCTCCGGCGCCTCCTTCTCCTAGGACTCCTCCGTTGACCGGAGACGATGATTCCGACGGAGACGGATTGGAACTGCTGATTCCGCCGCTGAATTTCTCGATGGTCGATTATGGCATCTTCCGGTCCGGTTTCCCCGATGACGCTAATTTCGGCTTCTTGAAATCCCTAGGCCTCCGTTCCGTTAT aTCTTTGTGTACGGAGCCGTATCCTGAAGTGAGCAAGAAATTCTTGAAAGATAATAAGATTGAGCTGTTCACGTTCGAAATCGATGGTTGCAAG GAGCCTTTTGTAAACATTCCTGAGGAAAAAATCCGCAATGCACTCAGAGTTGTTCTTG ATGTGACTAAACACCCAGTCCTGATTCATTGCAAGAGAGGGAAG CATCGCACTGGTTGTTTGGTGGGATGTTTAAGAAGATTGCAACGATGGTGCCTGTCATCAGTTTTCGACGAGTACCAGAGGTTTGCTGCTGCTAAGGCCAGAGTGTCCGACCAAAGGTTCATAGAGTTGTTTGATCTTTCCAGCTTGAGGCAGTCCCCTATATCATTTTCATGTTCAAGGAGACACTAA
- the LOC126726996 gene encoding probable tyrosine-protein phosphatase DSP4 isoform X2 has translation MVIESLGGGGGEGEARHVMIEPPPPSSMMFSSGPAVCNSHAPAPPSPRTPPLTGDDDSDGDGLELLIPPLNFSMVDYGIFRSGFPDDANFGFLKSLGLRSVISLCTEPYPEVSKKFLKDNKIELFTFEIDGCKHRTGCLVGCLRRLQRWCLSSVFDEYQRFAAAKARVSDQRFIELFDLSSLRQSPISFSCSRRH, from the exons ATGGTGATTGAGAGcttgggaggaggaggaggagaaggagaagCGCGCCACGTGATGATCGAGCCGCCGCCGCCGTCGTCGATGATGTTTTCATCCGGCCCCGCCGTCTGTAACTCTCACGCTCCGGCGCCTCCTTCTCCTAGGACTCCTCCGTTGACCGGAGACGATGATTCCGACGGAGACGGATTGGAACTGCTGATTCCGCCGCTGAATTTCTCGATGGTCGATTATGGCATCTTCCGGTCCGGTTTCCCCGATGACGCTAATTTCGGCTTCTTGAAATCCCTAGGCCTCCGTTCCGTTAT aTCTTTGTGTACGGAGCCGTATCCTGAAGTGAGCAAGAAATTCTTGAAAGATAATAAGATTGAGCTGTTCACGTTCGAAATCGATGGTTGCAAG CATCGCACTGGTTGTTTGGTGGGATGTTTAAGAAGATTGCAACGATGGTGCCTGTCATCAGTTTTCGACGAGTACCAGAGGTTTGCTGCTGCTAAGGCCAGAGTGTCCGACCAAAGGTTCATAGAGTTGTTTGATCTTTCCAGCTTGAGGCAGTCCCCTATATCATTTTCATGTTCAAGGAGACACTAA